The following are from one region of the Canis lupus dingo isolate Sandy chromosome 19, ASM325472v2, whole genome shotgun sequence genome:
- the TMEM37 gene encoding voltage-dependent calcium channel gamma-like subunit: protein MTAIAVQAQRLLAQRRPQRPFLESFIRALIIVCAALALVLSSVSICDGHWLLAEDRLFGLWHFCTSSNQTGPHCFRDLSQARVPGLVVGMVLARSVGALAVVVAILGLELLMVSQVCEDLHSRRKWAMGSVLLLVSFVLSSGGLLGFVILLWNHVTLIGFTLMFWCEFTASFLFFLNAISGLHINSITHPWGQPRKF from the exons ATGACGGCCATCGCCGTGCAG GCCCAGAGGCTCCTGGCCCAGAGGAGGCCCCAGCGGCCCTTCTTGGAATCCTTCATCCGGGCCCTCATCATTGTGTGTGCTGCTCTGGCCTTGGTCCTCTCCTCCGTCTCCATCTGCGATGGCCACTGGCTGCTGGCTGAAGACCGCCTCTTTGGGCTCTGGCACTTCTGCACGTCTTCCAACCAGACGGGGCCACACTGCTTCAGAGACCTGAGTCAAGCCCGTGTGCCTGGGCTGGTGGTGGGCATGGTCCTGGCCCGCAGCGTGGGCGCCTTGGCCGTGGTGGTCGCCATTTTGGGCCTAGAGCTCCTCATGGTGTCCCAGGTGTGTGAGGACCTCCACTCGCGGCGCAAGTGGGCCATGGGCTCCGTCCTCCTCCTCGTCTCTTTCGTCCTCTCCTCTGGAGGGCTCCTGGGTTTTGTGATCCTCCTCTGGAACCACGTTACGCTCATTGGCTTCACCCTGATGTTCTGGTGCGAGTTCAcagcctccttcctcttctttctgaaTGCCATCAGTGGGCTTCACATCAACAGCATCACCCATCCCTGGGGCCAACCAAGGAAATTTTAG